Genomic segment of Candidatus Binatia bacterium:
TCTGGTCGTCGACCACGCGCACCTCGGGACGCTCCGCGAGCGCCAGCATCGTGCGCGGAAAGTTCTTGCCGTGCTCCTCGTAGACCCACGCGGTGCGCACGACGTAGTGCCGCGGGTTGAGCTCGCGCACCGCGATCTCGCCGGCGAGCTTGCTGCGCCCGTAGACCGACTGTGGGTCCGGACGGTCGAACTCGTGGTACGGACGCGTCGCGCGGCCGTCGAAGACGTAGTCGGTCGACACGTGCACGAGCGGGATGCCCGCCTCGGCCGTCGCGAGCGCGAGGTTGCGCGGTCCGACCGCGTTGCCGCGGAACGCGCCCTCGACGTCGGTCTCGGCGTCGTCGACGCGGTTGTAGGCAGCCGCGTTGATCACGAGCTGCGGGCGCGCCGCGCGCACGGCGTCGCGCACCGCCTGCAGATCGACGATGTCGAGCTCGCCGTGCGTGAGCGCGGTGACGTCGTGCTCCGCGAGCGCCTTGCCGAGCGAGCGCCCGAGCTGGCCGGCGGCGCCGGTGACGAGGATCCTCACCGTCCCTCGTAGCGCGGCAGACGGTCGAGCAGCTCGGCGAGCGGCTTCCCGGCGCGGTCCTTGTCCGACAGCAGCGGCTCCGCGACCGGCCAGGGGATCGCGAGCTCCGGATCGTTCCAGGCGAGCCCGAGCTCGTCACCCGGCTGGTAGTAGTCGCTGCACTTGTACTCGACCTCGGCGACGTCGCTCGTCACGCAGAAGCCGTGCGCGAAGCCGATCGGCACGTAGATCTGGCGGAAGTTGTCCTGCGTGAGCTCGACGCCGATCCAGCGCTTGAAGGTCGGCGAGCCGCGCCGGACGTCGACCACGACGTCCCAGATCGCGCCGCGCAGCACGCGCACGAGCTTCGCCTGCGGGCGCGCGAGCTGCGCGTGCAGACCGCGCACGGTGCCACGCGCGGAGCACGAGTGGTTGTCCTGCACGAAGGTCGCGTCGACGCCGGCCTCGGCGTAGCGCTTGGCCTGGTACGTCTCGACGAAGAAGCCGCGGGCGTCGCGGTGCACGGTCGGCTCGATGACGAGCACGCCGGGCAGCTCGGTCTGCAGCACCTTCAAGGCGTCACGTCTCCTGTTCGAGGATGCGCAGCAAGTACTGGCCGTAGCCGGTCGTGTGCATGCTGCGCGCGATGCGCTCGACGTCCCGAGCGCCGATGTAGCCCATGCGCCAGGCGATCTCTTCGATGCAGGCGACCTTGAGGCCCTGGCGCTCCTCGATCGCCTGAATGAAGTTCGACGCCTGCAGCAGCGCCTCGTGCGTCCCGGTGTCGAGCCAGGCGATGCCGCGTCCGAGCTTCTCGACGTGCAGCTCGCCGCGCCGCAGGTAGTCGATGTTGACGTCGGTGATCTCGAGCTCGCCGCGGGCCGATGGCTTCAAGCCCGCTGCGACCTCGAGGACGCGGTTGTCGTAGAAGTAGAGCCCGGTCACCGCGTACGACGAGCGCGGCTGCTTCGGCTTCTCCTCGAGCCCGACCGCGCGTCCCTGCTCGTCGAACTCGACGACGCCGTAGCGCTCGGGATCCTTGACCCAGTAGCCGAACACGGTCGCGCCGCTCTCGCGCTCGACCGCCGCGCGCAGGTAGTCGGCGAAGCCGTGGCCGTGGAAGATGTTGTCGCCGAGCGCCAGCGCGACCCGCGACGTGCCGACGAACTCGCGGCCGATGATGAACGACTGCGCGAGCCCTTCGGGGCGCGGCTGCACCGCGTACTGGATGCGGATGCCGACGTCGCTGCCGTCGTCGAGCAGGCGGCGGAAGGCGTCCTGCTCGTGCGGCGTCGTGATCACCAGCACGTCGCGGATGCCGGCGAGCATGAGCGTCGCCAGCGGGTAGTAGATCATCGGCTTGTCGTAGATCGGCAGCAGCTGCTTCGAGGTCGCGCGCGTCACCGGGTAGAGGCGCGTGCCCGAGCCGCCAGCGAGCAGGATGCCCTTGATCTCCGAGCCCGACCTCGGGCGAGGGGGCGTGCGCGCCGCGTCCGGCGGGGTCATCGCGCTCCGTCCGCCGCGTCCGCGCGCGCGGCCGTGCCGAGCCGCTCGCGGCGGTACTTGCCCGCCTGCACCGCCTCGCACCAGTCGCGGTTGTCGAGGTACCAGCGGACGGTGGCGGCGAGGCCCGAGTCGATGTCGTGCGCGGGCTTCCAGCCGAGCTCGCGCGAGATCTTGCTGCTGTCGATCGCGTAGCGACGGTCGTGGCCCGGACGGTCGGCGACGAAGCGCTTGAGCTCGGCGTAGCTCTTGAGGTTGCGTCCGGCGAGCGCCGGGTTGTCGCGCGGCGGCAGCAGCTCGTCGAGCAGCGCGCACAGCCGGTCGACGAGCGCGAGGTTGGTCATCTCGCCGTACCCGCCGATGTTGTACTTGTCGCCCGGCACGCCGGCCTCGAGGACGCGCCAGATGCCGTCGCAGTGGTCCTCGACGTAGAGCCAGTCGCGGACGTTGCCGCCGTCGCCGTAGATCGGCAGCTCGCGGCCCTCGATCGCGTTGAGCAGCATCAGCGGAATCAGTTTCTCGGGATACTGGAACGGGCCGTAGTTGTTCGAGCAGTTGGTGATCAGGACCGGCAGGCCGTAGGTCTCGTGGTAGGCGCGCACCAGATGGTCGGCCGCCGCCTTGCTCGCCGAGTACGGCGAGTTCGGCGCGTAGGGCGTCGTTTCCGAGAAGGCGCCGGTCGGGCCGAGGCTGCCGTACACCTCGTCGGTCGAGACGTGCAGGAAGCGGAACGCACGGCGCTCGTCCTCGGGCAGCTCCGCGAGCCAGAGCCGCGACGCCTCGAGCAGCTCGAAGGCGCCGACGGTGTTGGTCTGGACGAAGGCGCGCGGGCCGTCGATCGAGCGGTCGACGTGCGACTCGGCGGCGAAGTTGACGATCCACGTCGGCCGGTGCTCGCGCAGCAGGCGTCCGACCAGCTCGCCGTCCGCGATGTCGCCGTGCACGAAGACGAAGCGCGGGTCGCGCTCGACGTCGCGCAGGCTCTCGAGGTTGCCGGCGTAGGTCAGCTTGTCGAGCACCACGACGCGGGCGTCGGTGCGCGCGAGCGCGAGGCGGACGAAGTTGGCGCCGATGAAGCCGGCGCCGCCGGTCACGATCATGCTCCGCATCGCCACCCCGGAATAGCCGAGCGTTGCCGGGCCTGCCAGCGAGGGTCGCCGGCGTCGGCGGGCGCGCCGAGCCGGGTCGCGGACGGCGGAAGGGCGGAGCGCGGGCGGAGCACGGGGCTCGTCGAGCGGCGTTCGCGCTGCGTCGGCGTGGCTACTGGTGCGCCGGCGACAGCAGGTCGTTGACCGTCTTCACCGGGTTGAAGGTCTCGGCCGGCACCTCGACGAACACCGTGTTCCAGTCCGCCATCGAGCCGTTCCACAGCCCCGGGTGCTCGAGCGCGCGCAGCTTCCGGCCGCCGTGCGACTTCTCGGCGATGAACACCGCCTGCCGGTCGACGTGCTTCTGGAGCTCGTACGGACGTCCGCGGTGGTCGCGCAGCGCGCACACCAGGTCGACCGGGTTGAAGTGCGTCGACGTGCCGAGCAGCGCGCGCTGCTCGGGGTCGCGCGTGTCGACCTGCGCGGTCTCGACGATCTGCCGCGTGACCTCGCCGGACGCGCTGCGCACCCAGAACGGACCGCCGCCCGGATCGCCGGAGCAGCGCACCATGCCGCAGACGCGCAGCGGACGGTCGAGCTTGGCGAGGACCCAGGCGCGCCGGCGCTCGAGCGGCCAGGTCGCGAAGCCCTCCGGCGTCGCGACCTCGAGGTCGCGCTCGAGGACCTGCGCCGCGGCCACGACGGCGTCCTCGCCGGCGTCGCGCTCGAGCCGTGCCAGCGCCGCGAAGGCCTTCGCCTGCAGGCCGAGCAGGACGCCACCGAGCACCTTGCGCCAGTGGACGATGGGCTCCTTCAGGCGGTCGGGCACGACGTTGTCGATGTTCTTGACGTAGACCAGGTCGGCGCCGGTGCGCTCGAGGTTGGTGAGCAGCGAGCCGTGGCCGCCCGGACGGAAGAGCAGGGCGCCGCTCGCGTCGCGGAACGGGTTGCCCTCGAGGTCGACCGCGACGGTGTCGGTGGAGGGCTCCTGGTGCGAGAAGCTCACCTCGAAGCGGGTGTCGAGGCGCTGCTCGTGGCGCCGCTGCGCCGTGGCGAGCAGCTCGCGGAAGCCCGCGAGGTGCTGCGGCGACACCGTGACGTGCAGGCGCGCCACGCCCTCGCGGCTGCGCGCGTAGCGCGCCGCCTCGACCAGGTGCTCCTCGAGCGGCGTCCGCGGACCGTCGGGATAGCGGTGGAAGAGCAGCAGGCCCTTGGGCAGCGCGGCGTAGTGCAGGCCGCGCTCGGTCAGCAGGTGCTCGAGGATCGCGCCGACGCGTCCCTCGCGCCGTGCGTCCTCGGGATCGAGGCCGTGCGCGCGCATCGCGTCGCAGAGCTTCTCGAAGAACGCGAAGCGCCGGAGGCCGTCGACGAAGGCGAGCACCTCGCGCGCGTCGCCGTCACCGTCGGCCGCGCGGCGCTCGAGGTCGCTGCGCCGCACGTCGCGGTTTTCGTCGAGCACCGCGAGCAGCGCGCGGAACATGCGCGTCGCCGCGCCCGACGCGGGCACGAAGGCGGAGAAGCGGCCGTTCTCGGCGGCCTCGGCGTGCAGGCGCAGCGCGCTCGCCACCTCGTCGTCGGTGAGCACGCGGATGCCGTCGCCCGGACGGCAGGCGCGCTCGAGACGGGTGTGCGGCGGCGGATCGCGCAGCAGCGCGAGCTGTCTCTGCACGTCCTCTGCGGCGAGCCCGCGTTCGGCGATGCGGCGCAGATCCTCCTCGTGCAGCAACCCCTCGGCCATCGACTGTCCTCCGAGCTTCGAGGCTATCGTGATCCGGCGCGGGAATCATCCTGCGCCGGCGCGCTCGGCGCGGGTCGCGGCGACGCGGTCGGCTCGGGCTTCGTTGGCGCGCTGAGGTCAGGCTGCGCCGACGCGGTCGGGTCGGGCGGGGTTGGCGCGCGGGGCTCGGCCTTCGTCGGCGTGCCGGCCTCGGGCGCGGGGACGCGATCCTTGCCGTCGAAGGCGGGCGCGAACACCGAGAAGCCGACCATCGGCTCCTCGGAGATCACGCGCGCGCCGTGCACGGTGTCGCGCGGCACGAGAACCGCGTCGCCCGGTCCGAGCTCGATGGTCTGGTCACCGATGCGCGCCCGCGCGCGTCCGCTGCGCACGACGATCACCTCCTCGTGCTCGCGGTGCAGGTGCGGCGGCATCTCGCTCGTGAGCTGCCACACGTTGACGCTCGCCGACTGGCCGCGCAGCACCTCGGTGACCTGCGCGCCGCGCGCGGGATCGATGGGGTGCGCGGCGATCACGTCGTCGAGGCTCGCGACCTGCGCGCCGACTGGGCCGCCGCAGGCGAGGCAGACCGCGCAGGCGAGGGCGACCGCGCGCGGCGGGCTCGTGCGTCGTCTCGCGCGCCGAGGGGAAAGCGTCATGGCGCCGCCGGCCATAGCACCACGACGCGCGCGCTGCGACGCGCGACGCCCACGCGCCACCCACGCGCCACCCACGCGCCACGCCCTCCGATGCCCCGTTTGCCCGCCGCACCCGGCGCTGGTAACCGAACGTTCGTTCGGGCCATGGCGAGCGAAGCGCAGAAGACCGCGCCGGTCGAGGCGGGATCCACCGCGACCCGCATCCTCGACGCCGCCGAGGCCTTATTCGCCGAGCGCGGCTTCGCCGGCGTCTCCGTGCGCGAGATCGCGGGCCAGGTCGGGCTCAACCAGGCGAGCATCTACAACCACTTCCCGAGCAAGCAGGCGCTCTACGAGGCGGTGCTGCAGCGCGGGCTGCAGCCGATCCTCGACCTGCTCGCCGAGTGCGCGCCCGTGCTGCACGAGGAGCGCGAGCGCGACCGGTTGCTCGAGCAGCTCGTCGAGCACCTGTGGCGCACGCCGCACCTGCCGAAGCTGATCCAGCGCGAGGTGCTCGACGGCGGCGAGTACCTCGAGCGGCTCGCCGACCACTGGCTGAAGCCGATCTACCAGCAGGGACGCCAGGCGGTGCTCGCCACCCCCGGCGTCGGCGACTGGCCCGAGCAGGACCTGCCGCTGCTGATCCTCGGCATGTACCACCTGCTGTTCGGGCACTTCTCGTCGGCGGCGCTGCTCGAGCGGCTGATCGGCCAGCCGGCGCTCTCCCCGGAGATGAAGCGCGCGCACCTCGCCTTCGTGAAGCGCGCAAGCGAAAGATTGCTCAGGGCTTGAGCCAGCGCTCGAGCCAGCCGAGCACCTCGCCGTCGACGCCCGCGAGATTGTGTCCCTGCCCCGAGTAGGGGACGAAGCGGAAGTGGTCGGGGACGCCGCGCGCCTCGTACGCCGCGCGGAAGCGCGTCACCGTGTTCTCGACGCACGCGTACGGGATCGCGCGGTCGAGCTCGCCGGCGAGCAGCAGCAGCGGTCGCGGCGGGTAGCGGTTCGCGTTGCGGATCGGCTCGCGCGCCGCGATCTCGACCGCGTAGTCTGGGTCGAGCTCGAGCTTGCCGTTCGGCAGCCAACGCGGGTCGTCGTTCAGCGCGAGCGACGACGAGCGCAGGAACGTGAGGTAGTCGCCGCACGCGACCCGCACGACGCCGACCGCGATGCGCGGGTCGTGCGCCATCGCCTGCAGCGCGGTGAAGCCGCTCGTCGAGCTGCCGGTGATCGCGATGCGCTGCGGGTCGACGCGGGGGTTCTCGAGGATCCAGTCGATGACGCGCGGGATGCTGTGCTCGGCGTCCGTCGAGATGATCTCGAAGTAGGCGCGTCCGACGATGCCGGGGCGCGGCGCGGCGAGGAGCCAGCTCCCGACCGTGTGCGAGTCCTCGTCGCGCACGGGGAGGTTGGTCGTGTCCTCGAGCCCCGCGCTCGAGCCGGAGGCCTCCGACGCCTTCTTGAAGCCGCGCAGCAGCTCCCAGTTGGTGTGGAAGCGCACGACCCCGAAGCCGCGATCGAGCAGATCCGCGTCGGGGACGATGGGCGAGATCACGACCGGCAGCGGCCCGGATGGCTGCGCCGGCAGCGTCAGCGCGACCGTGATCCAGCCGTTGTCGATGGTCGCCGAGACCTTCTCCGGCTCCGGGCAGGGATCGCAGGCGCGGGGTGCCGTTGCGGGCTCGGTGGCCGCGGCCGGCGCGGGGGCCGCGGCGGGGACGAGCGACGCGGGATCGGGCCGACGCACGGCGGGCTTGCACGCGGCCGCCGCGACGAGAAGGATGCCGAGCAGCGTGCGGAGCATCATCGATCTGACCAGTTCGCCTGGCATCCGGAGTAGCGATACGTGACTCTCGGCGATCGGGAAAGCGGAACGCGCCTCGTGCGCGCGGCGGCGGTCGGGCGCGGACTCGGGCCAGTGCTCTGTGCGCTGATCGTCGCGGTCGCCGCGACGGGCTGCGCGCGCTCCCTCGTCGAGCGCGCGATCGCGGCGCGGGGCGGTCCGCTCGAGAGCGCGTCGCGCGAGTCCGAGGCCGAGGTCTACGAGAAGATCCCCGGCACCTGGGCCTGGCGCATCGACTACCGCGTGCCGGATCGCCTGCGCTGGACGCTCGAGACCTGGGGCGACGAGCAGACCTACGCCTACGACGGCCAGACCGTGCGCTACTTCCTCGGCACCGCGCCGGTCGGATCGGATCCCGCGCTCGCGCGCGCGGTGCGCACCCAGGTCCGCTGGATCGGGCTCAGCCTGCTCGACGTGCTCGACGACGAGCGGCTGCTGGTCGTCGAGGAGCTTCCCCGCGACGCGCTGCCGGCCGGGGTCGCGAGCGGCTTGCGCGCCACCTGGCGCGAGGACGGGACGTCGTACCTGCTGTACTTCGACGAGCGCGACCTGCTGGTCGCGAGCCGCGGCCCGGTCGACGTGCCGGTGATCGGCAGCGGCGAGCTCGTCGCGTCGTACGAAGACTTCCGCGAGGTCGGCGGCTTCCTGCTGCCTTTCCGCGGCCGCTACACGCTCGACGGCCGCCCGCTGTTCGACGAGACCGTGCTGCGCTGGGTGCCGAACGACCCGGCGCTCACGGAGGAAGCCTTCACCCGCGCGCCGCCGCCGAAGCTACGCTGAGACGGTCCCCTCGGCTGGCCCCGCGCGCGGTGCCGGCGTCGCGGCGACGTGCGCGCGAAACGCGCCGGCGTCAATCCATCCCGAGCTTGGCGCGCCCCTCGGGCGAGATCATGTTCGGGTTCCATACCGGGGTCCACACGATCTCGACCTCGGCCTCGGCGACGCCCGGCAGCCCGAGGATCTTGTAGCGCGCGTCGGCGGCGATCGACGCGCCCATGCCGCAGCCCTGCGCGGTCAGCGTCATCTTGACGTCGACCCGGTTGCGGCCGTCGTCGAGCGGCTTGATCTGCATGTCGTAGACCAGGCCCAGGTCGACGATGTTGACCGGGATCTCGGGGTCGTAGCAGGTCTTGAGCTGCTGCCAGACGAGCGGCTCGAGCTCCTCGGGGGTCAGCTTCTCGCCGCTCGCCGCGGGCACCTCGGGCTCGGGCGCCGGCTCCATGCCGACCGCGTCGGCGTCGCGGCTCGAGATCCGCAGCAGTCCGCCGTACTCGGGGACGTGCACGGTGAAGGATCCGCCGAGCGACTGGGTGATCACGGCCTTCGTGCCCTGGGGAAGCAGGACCGTGTGGCCGGCGGGGATCATCACCGCCTCACAGTCGCGCGTCAGCTCGATCCACTGGTTGGACTCGCTCATGTCGAGCAGGATAGCGTCCGCCTGCAGCAAAACCCAGGTAGGCCGAAATCGCTGGCGCTCGCGCACGAGTCCGGCTACCAACAAACGTTGGCTCGGACGCGGCGCGACGGCGACGCGGGTTCCGGGAGGGAGCACAGACGATGGCGTACGAGCACGGCAGGATCACGGACGAGGGCATCGCGAAGCTGCGCGAGCGCATCGGCAAGGGCTTCGAGGGGCGCCAGCCGTGGCGCACCGAGGTCAACCGCGACACCATCTGGCACCTCGCGCACGCGATCGGCGACCTGAACCCGCTCTACACCGACCGCGAGTACGCCAAGAAGCACAGTAAGTGGGGCCGGCTGCACTGCCCGGGCGTCGTGCTGCGCTGCTACGACACGCTGAGCGCGCCGGGCTCGGCCGGATTGCCGGAAGGTCTCCCCGGGGTGCACTCGATCTGGTCGGGCTCGCACTACGAGTGGTACCGCCCGGTGCTCGAGGGCGACGTCATCCGCTCCGAGAGCTACCTCAAGGACGTCGTCGAGAAGACCAGCAAGTTCACCGACGGCCGCACGGTCTACCAGACGTACGAAGCGGTCTATTACGACCAGACCGGCGCCTGCATCGGCAAGCGCAGCGACACCTACATGCGCGCCGACCGCAACAAGACGCGCGAGAAGAGCGTGTACAAGGAGCAGGAGAAGCTCGCGCACTGGACGCCCGAGGACATCGAGCGCTTCCAGGAGGAGTACCGCAACGAGACGCGCACGGTGGAGCGCTACTGGGAGGACGTCAACGTCGGCGACGACATCGGCAAGGTGATCAAGGGTCCGCTCACGCCGACCGCGGAGATCGCCTTCGAGTCCTTCTTCGGCATCTATCTCGTCGGCAACATCGTCGCGTCCCGCCTGCTCGACAAGCACCCGATGCTCATGGTGCCGAACGAGCAGGGCGTCCCGGAGCCGCCGCAGCGCGTGCACTGGGACAACAAGTTCACCCAGGACACGCTCGGCCTGCCCGGCGCCTACGACCTCGGCCTCGAGCGCCTGTCGTGGATGTGCCACGTGGTCACCAACTGGATGGGCGACAAGGGGCACCTGGCCTTCATCGACGCGCGCTACAAGCGCTTCAACTACCTGGGCGACGTGACCTGGGCGCGCGGCAAGGTCGTCGAAAAATTCGAGCGCGACGGCCGCAAGATGGTGAAGCTCGACGTCTACACCATCAACCACCGCGAGCAGATCACCGCGACGGCGGTCGCCGAGGTCGAGCTGCCGAGCCGCGCTGCGTAGCCGGCGGCGCCCAAGCGAGCGAATCGGAGCAGGTGGGGCTGCGCTCGTGGCCCCGCCTGCGTCACTTGGCGGGGCGGGTAGCGCGTCGGTCGCGCTTGTCGCGCTCGCGGAGCTCGAGCGCGAGCTGGCGGACCTCGTCGCGCGCGACGGTGATGAAGGCGGCGTCGGACGAGCGCTTCACCCAGGCGAGCACCTCGTCACCGGACAGAATGGCGTACGGAAAGCCGGGCGGCCCGCCGGGGATGGCCTGGCAGCTCCAATGCTCCCTCGAGGCTTGCATGACTCTGGACCTCCGTCCCCGAGCTCCAGTGCGCGAGAGTGTGTCGGTAAAGCCAGAATCGATACCAAAATTCGGATGGTGTCAAGAGCTTTTCGTCGTCTGCTCGCCCGGCGAGCGTCCGCCGGCGCTGGATGCTCCTGCAACGGTGTTGCAGAACGGCCGCGCCGGCCTGTCGGGAGCGCGGCCGCCGTGGTAAGCGGGCTGCCATGACGCGCAAGAGCCGGGCTCAGGCGGCGAGCCGGGTCGCGGAGATCCGCGCCGCGATCCGTGCGGCCGGGATGCGCAGCACCGCGCCGCGCATCGCGGTGGTCGAGCGCCTGCAGCGCGCCACCGCCCCGATGAGCCACGCCGAGATCACCGAGGAGCTGCTGCCGCTCGGCTTCGACCGCGCCACGATCTACCGCAACCTGGTCGACCTCGCCGAGGCCGGGCTCGTGTCCCGCGTCGAGGTCGGCGACCACGTCTGGCGCTACGAGATGCGCAGCGCCGACCGCGGCACCGAGCGCGAGCACCCGCACTTCGTGTGCAACGACTGCGGCACCGTCGCCTGCCTGCCCGAGGTCAGCGTGAACATCCGCCCAGCGCCGGGCTCGCGCCGCTCGCCGGTCGCGGAGGTGTCGCAGGTCCTGCTCAAGGGCCGCTGCGAGAGCTGCTAGCGACCCGCGAGCGGCTCGCCTTCGCGGCGACCGTTCGCGAGCGCGCGCTCTGAGCGCCGCAGCAGCCAGGCGGCGACCAGCGTCAGGCTCAGCACGAACGCCGTCGTCTGGCCCGGCGGGTAGTCGAGGTCGTGCGCCACGACGAAGCTCACGAGGCTGCCGGCGAGGCCGAGCAGGGGCGCGACGACGAACATCGTGCGCACCTCGCGGCACAGGCTGCGCGCCGCGAGCGCCGGCAGCACCAGGCAGCCGAAGGTGAAGATGCTGCCCGCGACGCGGTTCGAGAGCCCGACGACGACGCCGAGCCAGATCGCGAGCAGCACGCCCCAGCGCCGGACGCCGAGCCCGACGGCGGACGCCATCTGCGGATCCATCGCGAGCAGCGCGAGCTCGCGGTGACGCAGCGCCACGCCCGCTGCGGTGAGCGCCAGCAGCAAGGCGAGCACCGCGACGTCGCCCGCGGTCGCGCCGATGATCGTGCTCGCGACGAGCCGGTGGATCTCCTCCGTGCCGTGCGGGCTGTGCGACAGCAGCAGCACCGACAGGCTCGCGCTGAAGAGAAAGACGAGCCCGGTCGCGGCCTCGCGGCTCTCGCCGCGCTCGTGCGCGCCGCGCGTCGTGAGCAGCGCCGCGAGCACGGCGAAGATCCCCGCCGCGGCGGAGAGGAAGGCGTCGCTCTCGAGCCACGGAACGACCGCGAGAGCAGGGAGCGTGGCCAGCCGCAGCCCGCACGCGATCCCGAGCAGCGACGCCTGCGACATCGCGGCGCCGAGGAAGATCTGCTCGCGCGCCACGACCATCACGCCGAGCAGCGGCAGCAGCAGCGAAATCAGCCAGCCGGCGAGGTAGGCGTCGCGGAACAGCGCCCAGGAGTCGAGGAAGGACGCGATCACGACCGCACCTCGAGCGCGGGACCCTTCGCCCGCTCGCGCGCGGTGCGCTCCTCGACGCGCACCGTGCCGTCGGCGAAGGTCGCGACGTGCGACGCGTGGCGCTCGGCCATCGCGGCGTCGTGCGTGACCAGCAGCAGCGTGAGGCCGTGTTGGCGGTTGAGCTCGACGAGGTCGCGCAGCAGCGCCGCCTCGGCGTCGGCGTCGAGGTGGTTCATCGGCTCGTCGAGCACCAGCAGCTCGGGCTCGCGGATCAGCGCGCGGGCGACGAGCGCGCGCTGACGTTGCCCGCCCGAAAGCGCGCGGAACGACGCCCGCTCGAGCTCGGCGAGCCCGACGCGCTCGAGCGCGCGCCGCAGCCGCGCGCCGCGCTCCGCACGCGGCACGTCGAGCCCGACGAGACCGAGCGACACGAACTCGCGCACCGTCGTCGGCAGCGACGGGTTCGTCTCGGCGTGCTGCGGCACGAAGCCGACGCGCGCACGACCGCCGAGCGACGCGGCGAGGCGGAGCGTCCCGCCCTGCGGCTCGAGCATGCCGAGCACCGCGTGCAGGAAGGTGCTCTTGCCGCTGCCGTTGCGCCCGACGAGGAACCAGAACTCGCCGCGGCGCACCGTCAAGTCGACGTCGCGCAGCACGACGCGCGCGCCGTAGCCGAGCGTCAGCGCGCGGGCCTCGAGCAGCACCTCGGGGCGCGACGTCATCTCGTCTCCGCACCCGCCGACGCGATCTGCTCGACGTTGTAGCCGATCATGTCGAGGTACGTCGGCGCCTCGGGAACCGCGCCGACCTGCGTCGCCATGCGCAGCACGCGGGCGCCGGTCTTCGAGCCGACGAGGTTCGCGTAGCGCGGATCGTAGTACGTCGACGCGAGCACGATCCGCACGTCCTGCGCGCGCATCAGCTCGATCACGCGCTCGAGGCTCTTGGTCGTGGGCGGAACGCCGGGCAGCGGCTCGAGGTCGGCGACCACCTCGAGGCCGAAGAAGCGCGTGAAGTAGGTCCACACCGCGTGGTCCTCGACGAGCTTCGTGCCCTGCAGCGGCAGCATGCGTCCGAGCCAGCCGCCGAGCTCGGCGCGCTGACCCTGGTCGTCGAGGAAGGAAGCGAGCTTGCGCGCCTCGTAGAGCCGGACGAGCTTCGGCACGTCGTCGCCGTAGCGCGCGGCGAGCGCGGGTCCGACCAGGCGGCGGAAGAGCTCGTCCTGGAAGGTCGCGAGCCGGCGCTCGAAGCGCGCGGCGGCGTCCGGCCGCAGCTCGGAGAGCTTCGCGGCGATCGCGCGCGCCACCGCGAGGCCGCGCAGCGGATCGAG
This window contains:
- the sufT gene encoding putative Fe-S cluster assembly protein SufT, which encodes MSESNQWIELTRDCEAVMIPAGHTVLLPQGTKAVITQSLGGSFTVHVPEYGGLLRISSRDADAVGMEPAPEPEVPAASGEKLTPEELEPLVWQQLKTCYDPEIPVNIVDLGLVYDMQIKPLDDGRNRVDVKMTLTAQGCGMGASIAADARYKILGLPGVAEAEVEIVWTPVWNPNMISPEGRAKLGMD
- a CDS encoding ATP-binding cassette domain-containing protein yields the protein MTSRPEVLLEARALTLGYGARVVLRDVDLTVRRGEFWFLVGRNGSGKSTFLHAVLGMLEPQGGTLRLAASLGGRARVGFVPQHAETNPSLPTTVREFVSLGLVGLDVPRAERGARLRRALERVGLAELERASFRALSGGQRQRALVARALIREPELLVLDEPMNHLDADAEAALLRDLVELNRQHGLTLLLVTHDAAMAERHASHVATFADGTVRVEERTARERAKGPALEVRS
- a CDS encoding transcriptional repressor, whose protein sequence is MTRKSRAQAASRVAEIRAAIRAAGMRSTAPRIAVVERLQRATAPMSHAEITEELLPLGFDRATIYRNLVDLAEAGLVSRVEVGDHVWRYEMRSADRGTEREHPHFVCNDCGTVACLPEVSVNIRPAPGSRRSPVAEVSQVLLKGRCESC
- a CDS encoding iron chelate uptake ABC transporter family permease subunit, which encodes MIASFLDSWALFRDAYLAGWLISLLLPLLGVMVVAREQIFLGAAMSQASLLGIACGLRLATLPALAVVPWLESDAFLSAAAGIFAVLAALLTTRGAHERGESREAATGLVFLFSASLSVLLLSHSPHGTEEIHRLVASTIIGATAGDVAVLALLLALTAAGVALRHRELALLAMDPQMASAVGLGVRRWGVLLAIWLGVVVGLSNRVAGSIFTFGCLVLPALAARSLCREVRTMFVVAPLLGLAGSLVSFVVAHDLDYPPGQTTAFVLSLTLVAAWLLRRSERALANGRREGEPLAGR
- a CDS encoding metal ABC transporter substrate-binding protein → MAARALAGLAAVLVSLTSAAHATAQETAPLRVCATTPDLGALVREIGGDDVAVTTFVKPTEDPHFAEARPSFVKQLSEADLLVQIGLDLEIAWLPALLRQARNPRVEPGAAGYLDASTAIGQPLGIPTTPVDRSQGDVHARGNPHYLLDPLRGLAVARAIAAKLSELRPDAAARFERRLATFQDELFRRLVGPALAARYGDDVPKLVRLYEARKLASFLDDQGQRAELGGWLGRMLPLQGTKLVEDHAVWTYFTRFFGLEVVADLEPLPGVPPTTKSLERVIELMRAQDVRIVLASTYYDPRYANLVGSKTGARVLRMATQVGAVPEAPTYLDMIGYNVEQIASAGAETR
- a CDS encoding MaoC family dehydratase N-terminal domain-containing protein, translating into MAYEHGRITDEGIAKLRERIGKGFEGRQPWRTEVNRDTIWHLAHAIGDLNPLYTDREYAKKHSKWGRLHCPGVVLRCYDTLSAPGSAGLPEGLPGVHSIWSGSHYEWYRPVLEGDVIRSESYLKDVVEKTSKFTDGRTVYQTYEAVYYDQTGACIGKRSDTYMRADRNKTREKSVYKEQEKLAHWTPEDIERFQEEYRNETRTVERYWEDVNVGDDIGKVIKGPLTPTAEIAFESFFGIYLVGNIVASRLLDKHPMLMVPNEQGVPEPPQRVHWDNKFTQDTLGLPGAYDLGLERLSWMCHVVTNWMGDKGHLAFIDARYKRFNYLGDVTWARGKVVEKFERDGRKMVKLDVYTINHREQITATAVAEVELPSRAA